Proteins encoded by one window of Anopheles maculipalpis chromosome 2RL, idAnoMacuDA_375_x, whole genome shotgun sequence:
- the LOC126568316 gene encoding putative odorant receptor 92a — protein sequence MVLPRLKDERAVMPFLLRIQTIAGLWGDRSQRYRFYLIFVYFCLMVVLPKVLFGYPDLEIAVRGTAELMFESNAFFGMLMFSFQRDNYEKLVHQLQDLATLVLQDLPTELGQYLIAVNRRMDRTSKIYCCCHFSMATFFWFMPVWTTYSAYKASSNSSEPVEHVLHLEEELYFLHIRTSIVHYTFYAAIMWPTIYTLGFTGGTKLLTIFSNVKYCSAMLKLVALRIQCLARAEQDEVEKELDKIISMHQRALDCVFLLETTFRWVFFVQFIQCTMIWCSLILYIAVTGLSSTVANVCVQIILVTVETYGYCYFGTDLTTESYNVALAVYDSDWYKFSVSMRRKLRLLLQRSQKPLGVTAGKFRFVNVAQFGKMLKMSYSFYVVLKEQF from the exons GGTTATGGGGTGATCGGTCTCAGCGATACAGATTTTACTTGATTTTTGTCTACTTCTGTCTCATGGTAGTCCTGCCGAAGGTCCTGTTTGGCTATCCCGATCTGGAGATTGCGGTTCGAGGCACGGCCGAGCTGATGTTTGAATCGAACGCTTTCTTTGGTATGCTGATGTTTTCCTTCCAGCGGGATAACTATGAGAAGTTGGTTCATCAACTGCAGGATCTGGCCACGCTGG TGCTGCAAGATCTACCGACCGAGTTGGGACAGTACTTGATCGCAGTGAACCGGCGAATGGATCGTACATCTAAAATCTACTGCTGCTGTCACTTCTCGATGGCCACCTTCTTCTGGTTCATGCCTGTTTGGACGACGTATTCTGCGTACAAGGCTTCCAGCAACAGCTCGGAACCGGTTGAACACGTGCTTCATCTTGAGGAGGAACTTTACTTTCTCCATATCCGTACTTCGATCGTTCACTACACTTTCTATGCGGCTATTATGTGGCCAACGATCTATACGCTTGGATTTACTGGTGGCACGAAGCTGTTAACCATTTTCAGCAATGTGAAGTACTGTTCGGCGATGTTGAAGCTAGTCGCCCTGAGGATCCAGTGTCTCGCTAGAGCAGAGCAAGACGAAGTGGAAAAAGAGCTAGATAAGATCATTTCAATGCATCAACGAGCACTCGA CTGTGTCTTTTTGCTAGAAACTACATTCCGCTGGGTGTTTTTCGTACAGTTTATCCAGTGTACTATGATCTGGTGCAGTCTCATTCTTTACATCGCTGTGACG GGACTTAGTTCCACGGTGGCCAACGTGTGTGTACAAATTATTTTGGTGACGGTGGAAACATATGGCTATTGCTACTTCGGAACAGATCTAACCACGGAG AGTTATAATGTGGCACTGGCCGTTTACGATAGTGATTGGTACAAGTTCTCCGTCTCGATGCGCCGGAAGcttcgtttgctgctgcaacgGTCCCAGAAACCGCTCGGAGTTACGGCGGGAAAGTTCCGTTTCGTAAACGTTGCTCAGTTCGGCAAA ATGCTGAAGATGTCCTACTCGTTCTACGTGGTGCTGAAGGAACAATTTTAG
- the LOC126568496 gene encoding RNA polymerase II subunit A C-terminal domain phosphatase SSU72, with the protein MSQSYVSPLSIAVICSSNMNRSMEAHGFLAKKRFKVRSFGTGDKVKLPGTAADRPNVYEFGTSYDDIYNDLAAKDKQYYTQNGLLHMLDRNRRIKSCPEKFQLCTERFDVLVTCEERVYDQVIEFMESKTPSYNLPVHVINIDIQDNHEEATVGAFLICDLITMMAQSEDLDNDIDELLHDFENKCQRSVLHCVQFY; encoded by the exons ATGAGCCAATCGTACGTTAGCCCACTCTCGATAGCCGTAATCTGTTCGTCCAACATGAACCGTTCGATGGAAGCACACGGATTTTTGGCCAAGAAGCGGTTCAAGGTACGATCGTTCGGTACGGGCGATAAGGTGAAGCTTCCCGGTACGGCGGCGGATAGGCCGAATGTTTACGAGTTTGGCACCTCGTACGACGACATATACAATGATTTGGCTGCGAAAGATAAGCAATA CTATACACAAAACGGTCTGCTACACATGCTGGACCGCAACAGAAGGATAAAATCTTGCCCCGAAAAGTTTCAGCTCTGCACGGAACGGTTCGACGTGTTGGTAACGTGCGAGGAGCGAGTTTACGATCAG GTGATAGAATTTATGGAATCAAAAACGCCTAGCTACAATCTACCGGTGCACGTAATTAACATAGACATACAGGACAACCACGAGGAAGCGACGGTCGGTGCGTTTCTCATCTGTGATCTGATAACGATG ATGGCTCAAAGTGAAGACCTAGACAACGACATCGACGAGCTGCTGCATGATTTCGAGAACAAATGCCAGCGAAGTGTTCTCCACTGCGTTCAGTTCtattga